In Phaseolus vulgaris cultivar G19833 chromosome 3, P. vulgaris v2.0, whole genome shotgun sequence, the sequence CTAGCAATTCACGATCAACTTCTTCAATGAAAGAATCATCATTGTCTACCACACAAAGAAATTTATGGATAATACAACAAGCACAAACTATATTTCTCATAATGTCCAAAGAGTAATGTGGCTCGATCCCACTAGTTATAATTGGGAAACGCTTTTTCAAAACACCGAAAGTTCTTTCAATTATATTTCGCAACGACGAATGCCGATGATTAAACAACTCTCGAGCATTTTGTGGACCTCTTCGAGAGTACTCTTTCAAATGGTATCTAACCCCCCGATAAGGTgttaatatttttccttttaacaTAAAACCTGCATCGCCAAGATAGTATTTCCCTACAAACATTGTGCAAACCATAATTAGTCCTGAAACATCTTCAACAAAAATTGTTATGCagacccaaataccttcaacTGACCTTCCGGAACAATAAGAGGATCCTCTCGTATCAATGCatcatttattattgttgaatcCGAGGTTGTTCCTTCCCACCCGACTAGAACGTATGTGAATTTCATGTCAAAATTACACGTTGCGAAAACGTTTTGAGTTGGCCAATCTTTTCTTCCTCGAAAGCACGGTGCATCACCACGTGGGACCTTCACGCGTACATGAGTGCCATCTATGGCACCTAAACGATCCTAAtgaaaaattgatatttaagaaaacaattaagagaaaatttacaataaatataaatgaaatttgTCATAAATGAACCTTAAAATACGGATAAAATCGGTTGTTGTGTAAGATTTGGGGTTGCACAACACTGCCATCCTTAatattacaaattaaattaaagatttaatCATATTACATCCATACATGTTAAACAACacaaatttaacttttatttgtaCATGATTAAACAAATCCAACAAATTTGAAAGCTAAAAAAAATTACGGACTAACATGAAAGAAGAAGATTAGGAAGCCTCTAATATTATGAGAGGTTGTAATTTAATTCTCTGCACTCAACAAGAGTCCCTAAATCCCACCTGTTATTAATAACACTGCAATAGTAAAACACACAACTTAGAAAGAAAGCACCAATGCATATTAAAACCACTAATGCACAAGCACaacatgcattttttttatgaatttaatagaacaaaaaaacaaaaaataaaacaagcaAAAAAACTCCAGTgccaaaacaaaataaaacacaaaGTATATATGAACTAGGATGGAGGGGGATTTTACTGGTAGCCGCTGCAGCTGAACGTATCAGAGAGAGAAGCATCAATTCATCAAAATGGGTAAGGTTCTCGGATCTCTTGCGCGTCCGGGCAAAGTGAGAGGACAAACTCCTAAGGTGGCCAAGCAAGACAAGAAGAAGAATCCACGAGGACAAGCTCACAAGCGAATGCAATACAATAACCGACCGTGGTGGGATTCGATAAGAAGCATTGACCAAACTCGCCGGAGAAGTGAGGGGCGTGTGGATGACGAGTTTTCGTAGTTTGCAAAATGTAtcacttgttttatttttatttgattaatgACTGAAAGTttgatagttaaaaaaaaac encodes:
- the LOC137805797 gene encoding LOW QUALITY PROTEIN: small ribosomal subunit protein eS30z/eS30y/eS30x-like (The sequence of the model RefSeq protein was modified relative to this genomic sequence to represent the inferred CDS: inserted 1 base in 1 codon; substituted 1 base at 1 genomic stop codon), yielding MGKVLGSLARPGKVRGQTPKVAKQDKKKNPRGQAHKRMQYNNRXVVGFDKKHXPNSPEK